From Roseisolibacter agri, a single genomic window includes:
- a CDS encoding Rad52/Rad22 family DNA repair protein yields MIARHEAQMDKTDLWSALAAPLPAGAISWRQDGRAVERDGRWIARFVAYVDANTVRERLDAVVPGEWDLTLDLLPPLAGREDDEVVQQASFKARLQILGVIREDVGTGRDYKAAATDAFKRAAVRFGIGHELYAMDPNWVQVEGEGRFAKPVEDPQEAYARRHARRGTAERAVTRVAEPASDRPVRAAASAVRADRAADKAAEASLDAMPASAVAVTLDPEQVACPKCGGRMWDNRLTKRNPKAPDFKCRDRSCDGVVWPPRAASPAAESEPMDGPPPAAEEAPATPARRKRARSAEQPAAIAADSGTMGLDASPLGAGAHDDDLPF; encoded by the coding sequence ATGATTGCGAGACACGAAGCGCAGATGGACAAGACGGACCTCTGGTCCGCACTGGCGGCCCCGCTCCCGGCGGGCGCCATCTCGTGGCGGCAGGACGGGCGGGCGGTGGAGCGCGACGGGCGGTGGATCGCCCGGTTCGTGGCCTACGTCGACGCCAACACGGTGCGCGAGCGGCTGGACGCCGTCGTGCCCGGCGAGTGGGACCTCACGCTCGACCTCCTGCCGCCGCTGGCGGGGCGCGAGGACGACGAGGTCGTGCAGCAGGCGTCCTTCAAGGCGCGCCTGCAGATCCTCGGCGTGATCCGCGAGGACGTCGGTACCGGGCGCGATTACAAGGCCGCGGCCACGGATGCGTTCAAGCGCGCGGCCGTGCGCTTCGGCATCGGCCACGAGCTGTACGCGATGGACCCGAACTGGGTGCAGGTCGAGGGCGAGGGTCGCTTCGCGAAGCCCGTCGAGGATCCGCAGGAGGCCTACGCGCGCCGGCATGCACGGCGCGGGACGGCCGAGCGTGCGGTGACGCGCGTGGCGGAGCCGGCGTCCGATCGCCCGGTGCGTGCGGCCGCGTCGGCAGTGCGCGCGGACCGTGCGGCCGACAAGGCGGCGGAGGCGTCGCTCGACGCGATGCCGGCGAGCGCCGTGGCGGTGACGCTCGACCCCGAGCAGGTGGCCTGCCCGAAGTGCGGCGGCCGGATGTGGGACAACCGGCTGACCAAGCGCAATCCGAAGGCGCCCGACTTCAAGTGCCGCGACCGCAGCTGCGACGGCGTGGTGTGGCCGCCGCGCGCGGCCTCGCCGGCCGCGGAGTCGGAGCCGATGGACGGTCCGCCGCCGGCCGCCGAGGAGGCGCCGGCGACGCCGGCCCGCCGCAAGCGGGCGCGGAGCGCGGAGCAGCCGGCCGCGATCGCCGCGGACTCCGGCACCATGGGGCTCGACGCCTCGCCGCTGGGCGCGGGCGCGCACGACGACGACCTGCCGTTCTGA
- the galK gene encoding galactokinase has protein sequence MTTARTHVADDPRTEHVRRLFAEAFGGEPAVIASAAGRVNLIGEHTDYNGGEVLPIAIDRRTVVAVRPNRGPEWRAVSASETTRGRFDPAPRERAGAWWDYLAGVVSELAAAGVTLPTCDVAVWSDVPAGAGLSSSAALEVAFALAASALAGASREMEPLALLAQRAEVGFVGVNSGIMDQFASALGRVDHAVHVWCDTARWERLPMSESVLIFDTAVPRSLRSSAFNTRRAECDAALAALRALQPELPHLAAATPALLERAALPDPLDRRARHVVEETARVGQTVALLRDGGALPGDLLNASHASLRDLYECSSPELDWFVEQALREDGVRGARLTGAGWGGCAIAVGAHDALEAAAARLVPRYVAAFGLTPRAWISRAAAGARVDLEPTAG, from the coding sequence ATGACGACAGCGCGAACGCACGTCGCCGACGATCCGCGCACGGAGCACGTGCGCCGGCTGTTCGCCGAAGCGTTCGGCGGCGAGCCCGCGGTGATCGCCTCCGCGGCCGGGCGCGTGAACCTGATCGGCGAGCACACCGACTACAACGGCGGCGAGGTCCTGCCGATCGCCATCGACCGGCGGACGGTCGTCGCCGTACGGCCGAACCGCGGGCCCGAGTGGCGCGCGGTGAGCGCGAGCGAGACGACGCGCGGGCGCTTCGATCCGGCGCCCCGCGAGCGCGCCGGCGCGTGGTGGGACTATCTGGCCGGCGTGGTGTCGGAGCTGGCGGCGGCCGGCGTCACGCTGCCGACCTGCGACGTCGCGGTGTGGAGCGACGTTCCCGCGGGTGCGGGCCTCAGCTCCTCGGCCGCGCTGGAGGTCGCGTTCGCGCTCGCGGCGAGCGCGCTCGCCGGCGCGTCGCGCGAGATGGAGCCGCTGGCGCTGCTCGCGCAGCGCGCGGAGGTCGGCTTCGTCGGCGTGAACTCGGGCATCATGGACCAGTTCGCGTCCGCGCTGGGGCGCGTCGACCACGCGGTCCACGTGTGGTGCGACACCGCGCGGTGGGAGCGGCTGCCGATGTCGGAGTCGGTGCTGATCTTCGACACGGCGGTCCCGCGGTCGCTGCGCTCGTCGGCGTTCAACACGCGTCGCGCCGAGTGCGACGCCGCGCTGGCGGCGCTGCGCGCGCTGCAGCCCGAGCTTCCGCATCTCGCGGCGGCCACGCCCGCGCTGCTGGAGCGTGCGGCGCTCCCCGACCCGCTCGACCGGCGCGCGCGCCACGTCGTCGAGGAGACCGCGCGGGTGGGGCAGACCGTGGCGCTGCTGCGCGACGGCGGCGCGCTGCCCGGTGACCTGCTGAACGCGTCGCACGCGTCGCTGCGCGACCTGTACGAGTGCTCGTCCCCGGAGCTGGACTGGTTCGTCGAGCAGGCGCTCCGCGAGGACGGCGTGCGCGGCGCTCGGCTGACGGGCGCGGGATGGGGCGGTTGCGCGATCGCGGTCGGCGCGCACGACGCGCTCGAGGCGGCGGCCGCCCGACTGGTTCCGCGCTACGTGGCAGCGTTCGGGCTCACGCCGCGCGCGTGGATCTCGCGCGCGGCCGCCGGTGCGCGGGTGGATCTGGAGCCCACCGCGGGCTGA
- a CDS encoding M20/M25/M40 family metallo-hydrolase, with the protein MTDVVALAAELLAIQSPTAGEGPAVDFVSRWLVRRGWNVTVQEVSPGRGNVWASRAGGGVTLSTHLDTVPPYYPPRLEGSRLYGRGACDAKGIAAAMLVAADRLAQAGEERVDLLFVVGEEKGSDGARAANSLPATSRFLVNGEPTESRLATGAKGSLRVIVRTRGREAHSAYAHLGRSAIEPLLALLPTLRDLPLPSDPVLGDTTYNIGVIRGGTEANIVPAHAEAEVMFRLVGDVEPLKAQLQTWADGHAELEWGSHIPAQRFHTIDGFEVAPVAYTSDIPLLSRWGTPLLFGAGSIQVAHTPDEYVHVDELRASVDAYERIVRALLADR; encoded by the coding sequence ATGACCGACGTCGTCGCGCTCGCCGCCGAACTGCTCGCCATCCAGTCGCCCACCGCGGGCGAGGGACCCGCCGTCGACTTCGTCTCCCGCTGGCTCGTGCGCCGCGGCTGGAACGTCACCGTGCAGGAGGTCTCGCCCGGCCGCGGGAACGTGTGGGCGTCGCGCGCCGGTGGCGGCGTCACGCTCTCCACGCACCTCGACACGGTGCCGCCGTACTACCCGCCGCGCCTCGAGGGCAGCCGGCTGTACGGCCGCGGCGCCTGCGACGCGAAGGGGATCGCCGCGGCGATGCTCGTCGCCGCGGATCGCCTCGCGCAGGCGGGCGAGGAGCGCGTCGACCTGCTGTTCGTCGTCGGGGAGGAGAAGGGCTCCGACGGGGCGCGCGCGGCCAACTCGCTCCCCGCGACCAGCCGCTTCCTCGTCAACGGCGAGCCCACCGAGAGCCGCCTCGCGACGGGGGCGAAGGGCTCGCTGCGCGTCATCGTCCGCACGCGCGGCCGCGAAGCCCACTCGGCCTACGCCCACCTCGGCCGCTCGGCGATCGAGCCGCTCCTCGCGCTGCTGCCGACGCTGCGTGACCTGCCGCTGCCGAGCGATCCCGTGCTCGGCGACACGACGTACAACATCGGCGTGATCCGCGGCGGCACCGAGGCCAACATCGTCCCCGCGCACGCCGAGGCGGAGGTGATGTTCCGGCTCGTCGGCGACGTCGAGCCGCTGAAGGCGCAGCTGCAGACGTGGGCCGACGGCCACGCGGAGCTCGAGTGGGGCTCGCACATCCCCGCGCAGCGCTTCCACACGATCGACGGCTTCGAGGTCGCGCCGGTCGCGTACACGTCCGACATCCCGCTGCTCTCGCGCTGGGGCACGCCGCTGCTCTTCGGCGCGGGCTCCATCCAGGTCGCGCACACGCCGGACGAGTACGTCCACGTGGACGAGCTGCGCGCGAGCGTCGACGCCTACGAGCGCATCGTGCGCGCGCTGCTCGCCGACCGGTGA